A window of Pseudomonas denitrificans (nom. rej.) genomic DNA:
CCGGTTATCGACATGGGTCACGCGGTTGTCGACGTTGGTGACGTTCTCGTTGGTCTCGTTGAGCTGCGACATGTTCACCGCGTCGCTGTCATCCGCACCACGGGCGACGTTGGTGATCTTCGTGCCACCGGTCCTGGTCACCGAGTTGTAGGTATCGCCCTGCATCACCACCTTGTTGTAGTTGATGGTACCGGTGACGGGGTCGCGCTCGTACTTGACCGCACCGGCATCGCCATCGGCCACCTGGTCGCCCAGGGCCTTGAGCTGGCTGACGTTGACGCCGTCGGTGTCGGCGGCGCCCGCCGCCAGGTTGGTCAGGCGGCGCACCGTGGCATTGGTCGTCGGGGTACCGGCCTGGCCGATGGAGACTTCGCCATTGGCAACGCTGCCGGCGATACTGGCGGTCGCGGATGGCGCATAGGCTTTCTGCGAGAGATCGGCAGTGGTGCTGCTCCGTGCCCCCAGCGCGACGCTGTTGGCGGCTGTGGCGCTGGCCTCACGGCCAATGGCGACCGAGTTGGCACGAGTGACCTTGCTGCCATAACCCAGGGCCACCGCGTTGGCACCGACGGCGCTGCTGCTCTGGCCCAAGGCCATTGCGCCGCTGGACAGGTCTGTGGCGGACGCGTTATTGACCTCTGCGCCACTGCCGATGGCAATGGTTCCCTCGGCGCTGACCTTGGCTTTGCGGCCCAGCGCCAGGCTGTACTGCGCCTTGTCGAGGACAGTGGCCTCGCTGCCCATGGCAATCGAATCCACCGACCCGGCAGTGGCGCCGGTGCCCATCGCCAGCGACCGGTTGGCCACGGCTGACGCTCCGTGCCCCATAGCCATGGCGCTGTAGGCACCGCCGCTGACCTGGCTGGCGCTGCCCAACGCGAGGCTGTTATTGGCGCCCTGATTGACTTTTGCACCGCTACCCAGCGCCGCGGAACCTTCGGCCGCTGCCAGGGTGCCAGTGCCCAGTGCAGTGGCATTGCTGTTGGTGGCATTACTGCCGGCGCCCAGGGCCACCGAGTTGGCGCCGCTGACAACGGCTTGGTACCCAAGCGCCAGGCTGGCGGTAGACCCCGTGCCGGCCACCGTAGCTTCGGTGCCCATAGCGACGGAGTCCCTGGCACCGGACACCGCGCTCGTTCCCAAGGCCATGGATTGGCTGGCTTGCGCATTGGCGCTCTCACCCGCAGCGATGGCCTTGTTGGCGCTCGCGGCGACCTGGCTTCTGTTGCCCAGCGCCAGGCTGTCGGTGGCACCCTGGTTTACCGTCGCACCGTTGCCCAGGGTTAGCGCGTCGTTGGACAGGGTCTGCGCACCGTTGCCGATGGCGATGCCTCTGGCACCCTGCACCTGGGCATCGTTGCCGACCGCCAGGCCCTGGCTGGAACTGTCGCCCACTTTGGCGCCAGCGCCGATGGCGGTGGCTTGGCGGCTCAGGCTGTTTGCCCCACGGCCCACCGCCAGGCCACTCTCAGCGGCAGCAGTAGCTCCATAACCGACCGCCGTGGAGCCCTGCCCCTTGGCATAGGCGTCAGTCACCGGCAGGCCATTGTCATTGGTGCGGACATAACGAATGCCGCGGCCGATCTGCTGGATATTGGTAGTGCTGTCATCGCCGAAAACGTTACTGACGCGGTTGTCGACGTTGGTGACGTTCTGGTTGGTCTGGTACAGCTGCGAGCCATTCACCGCGTCGGTGGAGGTGTTGCTGACGTTACCCGGAGCAACGTTGGTGATCCTGTTCTGTTGGCTACCGCCATGGCTGGCGCTGAACGCGCCCAGGGTCTCGTCCCAGAGCAGTGCGTCCTGGGCGATTTGGCCCGTCACACCCTTGAGCTGGGCGACGTTGACCGCATCGCTGTCGGCGCTGCCAGCGGCCACACCGGTGATCTGCCGGTACACGCCGGTGCCGGCGTCACCCACGGCGACGGCGCCCTGGGTGCTGGTGGTGGCGTTGATGGCCAAGGCCTGGGCCGGGTCCACGCCGTCAGGCAGGTAGCCCTGCTGGCCGGCAACGGTGCCAGCCACAGAGCCAGCGCCCAAGGCCACACCACCGAGCGTGCTGGCCACGGCGTCATTGCCGATGGCGACCGAGTCCTTGGCCGTAGCGCGGGTGCCGGTCGGGTTACCGCTGGCATCGGTAGCGACGTTGCCAATCGCCATGGAGTCTGTGCGATCGATCTTGTTGTTCAGACCGATTCGGCCGCCGTTGACGTAAAGCTCGTTGCCCAGGGTCAGCGAGTTGCTGCCATCCGCCTGGGAGCCGGTTCCATAGAACAGCACCCGGCCAGTCTGGGTCGATTTGTCATTGGAAAGACAGTTTTCGTTCCCGCTGTCGGGGCCGTCATACTTCCAGCCCGTGCTACCAGTGGCACCGGTGTCATGCACGAAGATGCAACCTGGATCGGTGCTGTCGTTGACATACAGGCCAGCATTCCCGGCAACGTTCCGTTCATTTTGCGATCCGGCGGCACCCGCCGCCGCGCCCAGGTGCAAACCACTGAGCAGGCCCAGGCCGAGCACCGCCAGTACGCGGCCTCCTTTGCCCGAGCGACGCGCAAACTCGCAGGCCACGCACCAGCATTGCTGGGTCCGCGACCACACCAGACGATAAATCCTGTTCATGAGAAGCTCCTTCCAGGGGCGCTGCCCCGGATTTCTGCGAAGGGAAATCAGCGGGAGGACAGCTGCAGGGCGCGGCTGGACTGGATCAGTTGCGGGCGTTCCATGGCCGTCGGGCGCGACTGCTGCAGCGCGCGCTCGTAAAGGCGCAGTGCGCCGGCGTGGTCCTGGCGGACGTAGTCGAGGTAGCCACCGGCGAACAATCCGGCCTCGGTGCGCAGGTCACGCTTGACCGCGTCGGGGGCCTGCAGGCCATCGATCTGGGCGAACACCGCGGAGCTGTCGGACTTGCCCTGGAACAGCGCGAGCATGGCGCGCTGGTGCTCGTCGACCGGTTTGATGGCACGGGCGAGTTTCTCCACACGCGCCTTGGTGACGGCCGGCTTGACTCCGGCATCGCTGGCCTGGCGGGCGGTTACCCAGAGGTTCCAGAGGCCGGCGTAGGCCTGGACCTGCGGATTGGGGGAGGTCTTCTGCAGCTCTGCGAAGGCTTTGCCGGCCTGATCGAAGCGGC
This region includes:
- a CDS encoding YadA-like family protein, yielding MNRIYRLVWSRTQQCWCVACEFARRSGKGGRVLAVLGLGLLSGLHLGAAAGAAGSQNERNVAGNAGLYVNDSTDPGCIFVHDTGATGSTGWKYDGPDSGNENCLSNDKSTQTGRVLFYGTGSQADGSNSLTLGNELYVNGGRIGLNNKIDRTDSMAIGNVATDASGNPTGTRATAKDSVAIGNDAVASTLGGVALGAGSVAGTVAGQQGYLPDGVDPAQALAINATTSTQGAVAVGDAGTGVYRQITGVAAGSADSDAVNVAQLKGVTGQIAQDALLWDETLGAFSASHGGSQQNRITNVAPGNVSNTSTDAVNGSQLYQTNQNVTNVDNRVSNVFGDDSTTNIQQIGRGIRYVRTNDNGLPVTDAYAKGQGSTAVGYGATAAAESGLAVGRGANSLSRQATAIGAGAKVGDSSSQGLAVGNDAQVQGARGIAIGNGAQTLSNDALTLGNGATVNQGATDSLALGNRSQVAASANKAIAAGESANAQASQSMALGTSAVSGARDSVAMGTEATVAGTGSTASLALGYQAVVSGANSVALGAGSNATNSNATALGTGTLAAAEGSAALGSGAKVNQGANNSLALGSASQVSGGAYSAMAMGHGASAVANRSLAMGTGATAGSVDSIAMGSEATVLDKAQYSLALGRKAKVSAEGTIAIGSGAEVNNASATDLSSGAMALGQSSSAVGANAVALGYGSKVTRANSVAIGREASATAANSVALGARSSTTADLSQKAYAPSATASIAGSVANGEVSIGQAGTPTTNATVRRLTNLAAGAADTDGVNVSQLKALGDQVADGDAGAVKYERDPVTGTINYNKVVMQGDTYNSVTRTGGTKITNVARGADDSDAVNMSQLNETNENVTNVDNRVTHVDNRVSNVFGDDSEANVATNGRGIRYVRTNEQNLAPEDAYANGQGSTAVGYRAEATGDSALALGRNANASADNSVALGAGSIADGSTLGHQAYLVGGTATGEVNVGNRRVTGVAAGAEETDAVNVSQLKGVADRTDQLSQDALLWDPGADANNGAYSANRLGRGPSKITNVAAGNIDATSTDAVNGSQLYEVTTQINNITLGGIKYFHANSQKPDSVASGTDSIAVGPAAQASGTSSLAMGDGANASASNASAIGSHATASADSATAVGTGASASGSSSVAMGEGASATGERSSAIGAGASAEATNSVALGADSVADRDNSVSVGSAGNERQITNVKAGEADTDAVNVSQLRDHGDTVNSTINNVDNRVTQAKTDITQLQNGTDGMFQVNNSSSLPKPRPTGTDAVAGGAGAEASGNNSAAIGTRARASGSNATALGNGSSAQAQNSVALGANSVADRANSVSVGSAGNERQITNLAAGTAPTDAVNVSQLQQSMGEISNQFYDYTDSRYNALRHDLKKQDDILSAGIAGAMAMATLPQPHSAGASMATVGLGNYRGQGALAIGVSRISDNGKWVTKLQGSTSSQGEAGVAVGLGYQW